The following coding sequences lie in one Pectobacterium sp. A5351 genomic window:
- a CDS encoding IS3 family transposase (programmed frameshift), which translates to MAKPKYSLELRLAVVNHVLSGSDGTHRTAEIFAVERTSVRRWVRAFQLHGIDGITWKNDIHSAEFRLVVVHAVLNDALSMREAAARFNISNETVVRRWVSVYNDAGPEALRNMKRGRPREMTRKTTPLSTDTDMEQLSSEELRAELRYLRAENAYLKKLEGLGSKRKKRQKAQIISELRQEHALNDLLRAAGMSRSTWYHNIRAMKRTDKHAGLKARISDIYRHHKGRYGYRRITLSLRKEGIAVNHKTVQRLMAELSLRSVSRVKKYHSWKGETGKAAPNILKRNFWASKPNEKWVTDVTEFSLQGKKLYLSPVLDLFNREIISYSLSERPVMDMVNAMLREALSVLSPEDTPLLHSAQGWQYRMAGYQEKLKAKGVVQSMSRKGNCLDNAVIENFFGTLKTECFYPGQFGSIEELKQAIEEYIDYYNNERISLKLKGLSPVEYRTQALKAA; encoded by the exons ATGGCAAAACCTAAGTATTCCCTCGAACTCAGACTCGCAGTCGTAAACCACGTTCTCTCGGGCAGCGACGGAACCCATCGCACTGCCGAAATTTTTGCCGTCGAAAGAACCTCAGTTCGACGCTGGGTCAGAGCCTTCCAGCTTCACGGTATTGATGGCATTACCTGGAAAAACGATATCCACTCTGCAGAGTTCAGACTGGTGGTTGTCCATGCTGTGCTCAACGACGCGCTTTCAATGCGTGAAGCTGCAGCCCGCTTTAATATTTCCAATGAAACGGTTGTTCGTCGCTGGGTCTCCGTGTACAACGATGCCGGACCGGAAGCACTCCGGAATATGAAACGCGGCAGGCCTCGGGAAATGACCAGGAAAACCACCCCTCTTTCTACTGATACCGATATGGAACAGCTGTCTTCTGAAGAACTCCGGGCTGAGCTTCGCTATCTGCGGGCGGAGAATGCTTATTTAAAAAAGCTGGAAG GCCTTGGTTCAAAGCGAAAAAAACGGCAAAAAGCCCAAATCATCAGCGAACTAAGGCAAGAGCATGCCCTTAATGACCTCCTGCGTGCCGCAGGCATGTCCCGGAGCACGTGGTATCACAACATCAGAGCGATGAAGCGAACGGATAAACACGCCGGACTCAAGGCCAGAATCAGTGACATATACCGCCATCACAAAGGACGTTACGGCTATCGCCGAATCACACTCTCTCTGAGAAAAGAGGGAATAGCAGTGAATCACAAGACAGTACAACGCCTGATGGCGGAACTGTCACTCCGCTCTGTTAGTAGGGTGAAGAAATATCACTCGTGGAAGGGAGAAACAGGTAAAGCAGCACCTAACATCCTTAAGAGAAACTTCTGGGCGTCAAAGCCTAATGAAAAATGGGTAACGGATGTTACCGAGTTTTCATTGCAGGGTAAGAAGCTGTATCTGTCGCCAGTTCTCGATCTGTTTAACAGGGAAATCATCTCCTACAGTCTGTCCGAAAGGCCGGTCATGGATATGGTGAATGCGATGCTGAGAGAGGCTTTATCAGTGCTCAGTCCGGAAGACACTCCGCTGCTGCACTCGGCTCAGGGATGGCAATACCGAATGGCAGGTTATCAGGAAAAGTTAAAAGCAAAGGGCGTCGTGCAAAGCATGTCGCGCAAAGGAAACTGCCTGGATAATGCGGTGATAGAGAACTTCTTTGGTACGCTGAAAACGGAGTGCTTTTACCCTGGCCAGTTCGGCAGCATTGAAGAGTTGAAGCAGGCGATAGAGGAATATATCGATTACTACAATAACGAGCGGATAAGCCTGAAGTTGAAAGGTCTGAGCCCGGTTGAATACCGGACCCAGGCCTTAAAAGCCGCGTAA
- a CDS encoding IS4 family transposase: MPARKVCQTFFRHALASTHQYRQNAIIDSTVALMNGATLSLTSIGRHLPGTARVKDKIKRIDRLLGNTSLHRDIPLIFNNIVSMMTKPMSWCVIAVDWSGYPCKEYHVLRASLICDGRAIPLMSQVVPLKKQNNVLIQNTFLDALAEAVAPNTRVTVITDAGFQSAWFRHIKFLGWSFIGRIRGTVKFSLHHDKENWMTVKDCEGTAQAKYLGAGTLARAKYAQCDGHFFLHKKASKGRKSKRARGKPGYPTVEKEQRASAKEPWLIFTSTDEFKPREIMKLYSRRMQIEQNFRDEKSERFGFGLRASGSKSGERLWVLSLLATLASIVLWLLGYHFENKGLHLHYQANSVKKRRVISFLTLAENVLRHSERILRRVKLESILVQLASTYRSMVLVY; this comes from the coding sequence ATGCCTGCCCGTAAAGTATGCCAGACTTTTTTCCGTCACGCTTTAGCCTCAACGCACCAATATCGGCAAAATGCCATTATCGATTCCACCGTTGCCCTGATGAACGGCGCGACACTTTCCCTTACCAGCATTGGACGTCACCTGCCGGGGACCGCTCGCGTCAAGGATAAAATAAAACGCATTGACCGTCTTCTCGGCAACACATCGCTTCATCGTGATATCCCTCTGATATTTAATAATATTGTTTCTATGATGACGAAACCTATGTCGTGGTGCGTCATCGCCGTTGACTGGAGCGGCTATCCCTGTAAGGAATATCATGTTCTCCGTGCCAGCCTTATCTGTGATGGGCGCGCCATCCCCTTAATGAGTCAGGTTGTCCCGTTAAAAAAACAAAATAATGTACTGATACAAAATACCTTTCTTGACGCCCTTGCGGAAGCTGTCGCGCCGAATACCCGAGTCACCGTCATTACCGATGCAGGTTTTCAAAGCGCGTGGTTCCGGCATATCAAATTTCTGGGATGGAGTTTTATTGGTCGAATCAGAGGGACGGTTAAATTTAGCCTTCATCATGACAAAGAGAACTGGATGACCGTAAAAGACTGCGAGGGAACAGCGCAGGCAAAATATCTGGGAGCGGGCACACTGGCACGCGCTAAATATGCGCAATGCGATGGACATTTTTTCCTTCACAAGAAAGCGTCAAAAGGGCGAAAAAGCAAACGAGCCAGAGGGAAACCGGGCTATCCGACCGTGGAAAAAGAGCAACGTGCGTCAGCCAAAGAGCCGTGGCTGATATTTACCAGCACAGATGAATTTAAGCCCCGTGAAATCATGAAGCTCTACAGCAGGAGAATGCAGATTGAACAAAACTTTCGAGATGAAAAAAGCGAGCGATTTGGCTTTGGACTACGAGCCAGTGGAAGCAAAAGCGGGGAGCGACTGTGGGTGCTAAGCCTGCTGGCAACACTGGCATCGATAGTCCTCTGGTTATTGGGCTATCACTTTGAGAATAAAGGACTTCACCTCCACTATCAGGCAAACAGCGTCAAAAAGCGTAGAGTGATATCGTTTCTGACGTTGGCAGAAAATGTGTTGCGACATTCAGAGCGAATATTAAGGCGTGTAAAACTGGAGAGTATCTTAGTTCAACTCGCCAGCACCTACCGAAGTATGGTGCTGGTTTATTAA
- the murB gene encoding UDP-N-acetylmuramate dehydrogenase has protein sequence MASSVISLKSYNSFSLPVSASCIKVADTQEKLIEGWRVASESREPILLLGEGSNVLFLEDFLGTILLNRLKGIDIREESDGWYIHVGAGENWHQLVEYTLKSGIAGLENLALIPGCVGSAPIQNIGAYGIELQHVCDYVDVLDLAEGKVTRFTCKECHFGYRESIFKHQYRSGFAIIAVGFFLKKEWNPILNYGDLVKLDPAIVTAQQIFDSVCHMRRSKLPDPAVTGNAGSFFKNPIITPQHAERVLREYSNAPQYLQADGNVKLAAGWLIDQCKLKGFQLGGAAVHEKQALVLINKNNAKSSDIIELARYVRNQVADKFSIQLEPEVRFIAAYGEVNAIEVLS, from the coding sequence ATGGCGTCGAGTGTTATTTCATTGAAGTCTTATAACTCTTTCTCATTACCCGTTTCCGCATCTTGTATTAAGGTTGCGGATACTCAGGAGAAATTGATTGAAGGATGGCGCGTCGCCAGTGAATCACGAGAGCCGATTTTGTTACTAGGGGAAGGGAGTAATGTCCTGTTTCTCGAAGATTTTTTAGGCACTATTCTGCTAAATCGGCTCAAGGGTATAGATATTCGAGAAGAAAGTGACGGCTGGTATATTCATGTCGGAGCTGGTGAGAATTGGCATCAATTAGTTGAATATACGCTTAAGAGTGGTATTGCTGGGTTAGAAAATCTGGCACTAATTCCAGGATGTGTGGGGTCTGCACCGATACAGAATATTGGTGCGTACGGTATCGAATTACAGCATGTGTGTGATTATGTTGACGTGTTGGATCTGGCTGAAGGTAAAGTCACACGTTTTACCTGTAAGGAATGCCATTTCGGTTACCGTGAAAGCATATTTAAGCATCAATACCGTTCTGGGTTTGCGATTATTGCAGTAGGGTTCTTTTTAAAGAAAGAGTGGAACCCGATACTTAACTACGGTGATTTGGTCAAACTGGACCCAGCAATTGTTACGGCACAGCAGATATTCGATTCCGTGTGCCATATGCGTCGAAGCAAACTTCCAGATCCTGCCGTGACAGGTAATGCTGGTAGCTTCTTCAAAAACCCGATAATTACACCGCAGCATGCTGAACGTGTTTTACGAGAGTATTCGAATGCTCCTCAGTATTTACAAGCCGATGGCAACGTTAAATTGGCCGCTGGATGGTTGATTGATCAATGCAAGCTTAAAGGGTTTCAGCTTGGTGGTGCGGCTGTTCATGAGAAACAGGCATTAGTTCTAATTAATAAAAATAATGCAAAAAGCTCAGATATTATCGAATTAGCGCGTTATGTCCGCAATCAGGTTGCTGATAAATTCTCCATACAGTTGGAACCTGAAGTTCGCTTTATTGCTGCATATGGAGAGGTCAATGCCATCGAGGTATTATCATGA